GATTTCACGAGCCTGATCACAGATTATTATGAAGGGACGGAACTTGAAAATGATTTTCCGGAAGCTACAGTGGTTGGCAAAAGATTATTTGAGGAAAATGGAGTTCTTTGCGGCGAGATCGTTCTGGAGTTCACCGGCCTGGCAGCAGGGCATTTATACCAGTATAAAGATAAAGGTCCGATCATGTATTGCCTGAGTTGTTATTCCATCGATTCGGAATATTTTAACGAGTCCAACGGGGAATATGGCGGAGATGTGATGCCGGTGGTTTTTTGGGACCAGGGATTAAAAACCCTCACTCTTTCTACCGATGTTACTTTCCCTGATGAAACGACTATCAGCCTTCTGGATAAATATCAGGAATGGAATGCCGGGAAATGATCAGCCCCCATGCTCTTTTAAACCTGGAATTTTGTATTATCTCATGTCAATTACCTCAACACCCGGGTAATCATTTTGGTTGAAGATGAAATCATTGTCTTTAACAGTAACATTAGGCTCGAACTTGTTCACCAGGTAGCTGAAAGTATTGCCGCTCTTATCCTGGATAGCAATACGTGTAATCCTGAATAGCTCTTTGTCGATATTCAGTTCAACCCTCGTAAATGATTTATCAGCATTAGGTTTAAGTTCAATAACGTATTGACCGCGCCCGTCTTTCGTAATTTCTCCCGCCAATTTTGATTTGTAATCTTCGCTGTATGAAGTCAATAAACGTGTAGGTGTAAGAACGTTTTCATCTTCTTCAACTGCATTGATTTGAACCTCGTTGGCTTCTGCGATATAGGTCCAGACAGTTTTATTATCAGAAATGACCTTCTGTCCCGCAATATCCAGGCGATACTGATCGCCTTTTACAAGAAGGGTCCCGGTTTCCGACTCATGAACTTTGGCTGAAGGATTGTCCATATTATAAGTAAAGCTGATCAGGATGGAGGAAAATGATTTTGTTTTTTCGGAGACCTGCTTTAAAATTTCTTCTGAACTTTTTTTCGATTGGGCAAAAGTTGATTGCCCCGTAAGGATAAGGAAAACGATGAGGATGTTAGTGATAATTCGCATTTTATTATGTTTAAGTTTGATTATTTGTTATAAAGATCTCTCAAAAACTGTTCCAAAGCCATTTCATTAGCTACGAGCACTTCCCTGGCCTTGCTGCCTTCAAATGGCCCGACAATACGTGCTGCCTCGAGTTGGTCAATGATCCGGCCTGCCCGGTTATATCCAAGCTTAAGTTTACGTTGTAAAAGGGAGGTCGAGCCCTGTTGGTGCTGCACGATGATCCTTGCCGCATCCTCGAAGAGTTCGTCGCGGTCATTCGGGTCGAAGTCGCCTTTTTCAATCTCGTCCACATCATCGTAATATTCAGGCAGGTAAAATGCATCCGGGTAACCGCGCTGCGAACCGATAAATTCGGTGACCCTGTCGACTTCCGGGGTGTCTACAAAAGCGCATTGCAGCCTTATCAGGTCACTTCCGGTGGAAAGCAGCATATCGCCCTTGCCAACCAGTTGGTCGGCGCCTGAAGTGTCGAGGATCGTCCTGGAATCAACTT
The DNA window shown above is from Bacteroidales bacterium and carries:
- a CDS encoding outer membrane lipoprotein carrier protein LolA, encoding MRIITNILIVFLILTGQSTFAQSKKSSEEILKQVSEKTKSFSSILISFTYNMDNPSAKVHESETGTLLVKGDQYRLDIAGQKVISDNKTVWTYIAEANEVQINAVEEDENVLTPTRLLTSYSEDYKSKLAGEITKDGRGQYVIELKPNADKSFTRVELNIDKELFRITRIAIQDKSGNTFSYLVNKFEPNVTVKDNDFIFNQNDYPGVEVIDMR